Below is a genomic region from Nocardioides panacis.
CACCTACGACGAGGGCCGCCGCCAGGAGCGCGGCGACCACCCCGCCGCTCGGACGGGAGGGCCGCGTGCGAACCGGCCCTGCCTGCTCCGTGCGGTCGGCGAAGCCGAACCCGAACCGTGCGGTGTCCCCGCTCGCAGGTGCGGGTGCGGGTGACGGCGAGGCGACATGCGGGTCCGGCCGGTCAGGGGTGCGGCCGGCCTGGGCGCCGTACCGGTGGGAGGTTCCCGCGGTCCGGTCGTCCGTGGACCCGGGGGTCCGCTGCGTCTCGTCGTCGTTGCCGTGGTTCGGGCTCTGCTCCGTCATGTCCACCACGATGGCGGTGCAGGCTTAAGTGCCGCTGAGAGAGCGCTGGGACGCGGCCGTGACTCTGCCGGGGACCTCGAACCAGAAGGCGGCCCCACCCTCGGTGGACCGGCCGACCTGCACCTTGCCGCCGTGCCGCTCGGCGACCTGCCGGACGATCGCCAGGCCGAGGCCGGAGCCGGGCATCGTGCGGGAAGCGGTGGAGCGGTAGAACCGGTCGAAGACGTGCGGCAGGTCGTCGTCGTCGATGCCGTGCCCCTGGTCGGACACCAGCAGCGTGCCCTCGGTGAGCCGGACGGTGACCGTGCCGAGCGGCGGGCTCCACTTGGCGGCGTTGTCGAGCAGGTTGGTGACCGCGCGCTCCAGCGAGGCGGAGTCGCCGACGACCCACCAGGGGTCGGCGTGCAGGTCGAACTGCAGGCTGCTGGCCCGCCGGCGGACCCGCTGCACGGCCCGCTCGGTGATCTCCGCGAGGTCGACCTCCTCCAGCGCCCGGGCCGCCGGCTCCTCGCGGGCGAGCTCGGTGAGGTCGCCGATCAGCGTGGTCAGCTCCTCGATCTGGAACCGTACGTCGTCCAGCAGCTCGATCCGCGCGGACTCCGGGAGCCCGCCCTGCCGGTCGGCCTGGGTGAGCAGGTCCAGGTTGGTGCGCAGCGAGGTCAGCGGGGTCCGCAGCTCGTGCCCGGCGTCGGCGACGAGCTGGCGCTGCCGGTCGCGCGAGGCCGACAGCGCGGCCAGCATCGCGTTGAACGCGCGGGCCAGCCGGGCGATCTCGTCGTTGCCCTCCACCTCGATCGGGTCGAGGTTCTCGGTGCGGGCGATGTCCTCGGCGGCCTCGGTCAGCCGGCGCACCGGCCGCAGGCCGTTGCGGGCGACGCCCCAGCCGGCCAGCGCCGCGGCGATCACGCCGGCGATCCCGAAGATCGCCATCACCGCGCCGAGCCGGTCGAGCGTGGACTCGTTGGCGTCGAGCGACTGGGCCACCACCAGCGCGATGCCGTCGGTGTTGGTCGGGATCGTCGCGACCCGGTAGTTCGTGCCCTGGCTGGAGATCGTCCGGCAGGAGTAGTCGCTGGTGCCGCGGGCCACGGCCAGCTCGGGGGCGCCGAGCTGGATGGTGTCCTGGTTCGGCCCCTTGGTGGTCACGATCCGGCCGTCGGCGGTGACGTAGCCGACCTTGGTGTCGGTGGCGCCGAGCATGAACGCCGGGATGTCGCGCACCGTGTAGTCGCTGAGGTCGTACTGCGCCGCGACGTACGCCCGGCGGTGCAGCGAGGCGTCCATCGAGGACTGCAGCTGGTGCCGGACGGTGAGGTACGCCGCCAGCGCGACGATCGCCACGGAGAGGCCGACGGCGAAGGTGGTCAGCAGGATGACCCGGCTGGCCAGCGACCGCCGGTAGCGGAACCGGGACGGGCCGTTCATGACTCTTTGAGGACGTACCCGACGCCGCGCACCGTGTGGATCAGCCGGGGCTCGCCCTCGGCCTCGGTCTTGCGGCGCAGGTAGCCGACGTAGACCTCGAGGGAGTTCGCGGTGGTGGGGAAGTCGTAGCCCCAGACGTCCTCGAGGATGAACGAGCGGTCCAGGACCCGGCGCGGGCGGTGCAGGAACATCTCCAGCAGCGTGAACTCGGTGCGGGTCAGCTCGATCGGGCGGTCGCCGCGACGTACCTCGCGGGTGGCGAGGTTCAGGGTCAGGTCGGAGAACGACAGCACCTCCTCGTCGAGGCCGTCCGGTCCGGGGGTGTGCACCCGGCGGAGCAGCGCCCGGAGCCGGGCGAGCAGCTCCTCGAGCGCGAACGGCTTGGTGAGGTAGTCGTCGGCGCCGGCGTCGAGGCCCTCGACCCGGTCACCGACCGAGTCGCGCGCGGTGAGCACCAGGATCGGCAGGTCGTTGCCGGCGGTGCGCAGCGCCCGGGTGGTCTCGATGCCGTCGAGCCGCGGCATCATCACGTCGATGACCAGTGCGTCGGGCGGCTGGCCGGCGATCGTGGCGAGCGCCTCGGCCCCGTCGCTGGCCAGGCTGACGGCGTAGCCGTTGAACTCCAGGGACCGGCGCAGCGACTCGCGCACCGCCCGGTCGTCGTCGACGACCAGGACGTGGGGGGTCGGTTGCTCGGTGCCTGTGGTCACGTCCCAACTCTGCCACCCGTGCCTGAGTCGCGGCTGAGAACCGGCCGAGGGGTGCCGGTGCGGTGCCGGGCGGCGCGTCCGGGTCAGCCGCGGGTGTCGGCGAGGTAGGTGACCACGCGCTCGATGGGCACCGCCCCGACCAGCCGGCCGCCGTCGTCGACGCACAGCAGCGGGTCGAAGCGCTGGGCCGGGATCCGGGCCACCGCGCGGTGCGCGGCGTGCGCCACCGTCGTGTCCTGGTCGATCCAGGTGCTGGCGTCGGCGAGCTGGACGCCGCGCGCGCCGACGACCGCGACGGGCCGCGACTCGGCGTCGACCAGCACCACCAGCGGCGCGGAGACCACCTCACCGTCCAGGTCCGCGTCCTCGGCGGCGAACGCCTCGCGCGCGGTGGTCAGGTCGCGGACCACGACCACGTCCTGGGTGAGCAGCCGCAGGCTGTCGCGGGCCACCGGGAACCGGCGCAGCTTGAGGTGCGCGGAGGTGTCGGTGTCCAGGTCGGCCCAGGGCAGCGCGGGCCGGGCCAGCAGGTAGCCCTGCGCCATCGTCACGCCCAGCGACACCAGGGTGTCGAGCTCCCCGGAGCGCTCGATGCCTTCGGCGAGCACCTCGGCGTGCACCCGGGTGGCGAACGAGCCGATCATCTCGACCAGGGCGCGCTTGGTCTCGTCGCAGTCGATGTTCTCGATCAGCCGCCGGTCGAGCTTGATCAGGTGCGGCTTGATCCCGACGATGTGCTGCAGCCCGGCGTAGCCGGCGCCCGCGTCGTCGAGCGCGATCAGCGCACCCACGCCCCGGAGCCGGTCGAGGATCGGCTGGAGCGCCTCGTAGGAGTCGATGCGGGCGTGCTCGGTGAGCTCGATGATCACCCCGGACAGCGACGGGTGCTCGCTCCACACCGCCTGGACGACGGGGTCGGCGATCACGTCCGGGCCGATGTTGACCGACAGGAACGTGTCGGCCGGCAGCTCGTCGCGGGAGTCCAGGGCGCGGCGCAGGGTGAGGCTCTCCAGCTGGGCGCCGCAGCCGTGCCGGTGCGCGGCGGCGAACCACTCGAGCGGGTCGGAGACCGAGTAGCCGTCGAACCGGGCCAGCGCCTCGTAGCCCACCACGGTGCCGCGGACCAGGTCCACGATCGGCTGGAAGTGCACGCCGACCCCGACTCCGCGCAGCGCGGAGCCGAGCATCGCCGGCCAGTCGACCTGGCTCGGCAGCGCGGCGAGCGCGGGCTGGCCCGGGGGCGTGGGCGGTCCGGGAGGCGTGGGCGTGCCGGAAGGGCCGGTGGTCGCGCGGACCGGCATGGCGGGCTGCATCAGGGTGGCTCCTGGTCGGGCCGGCAGGGAGCGGGCGCCGGAGTGGCGCTCGGGGCCCGGACCTCGACGTCCGCAT
It encodes:
- a CDS encoding HAMP domain-containing sensor histidine kinase yields the protein MNGPSRFRYRRSLASRVILLTTFAVGLSVAIVALAAYLTVRHQLQSSMDASLHRRAYVAAQYDLSDYTVRDIPAFMLGATDTKVGYVTADGRIVTTKGPNQDTIQLGAPELAVARGTSDYSCRTISSQGTNYRVATIPTNTDGIALVVAQSLDANESTLDRLGAVMAIFGIAGVIAAALAGWGVARNGLRPVRRLTEAAEDIARTENLDPIEVEGNDEIARLARAFNAMLAALSASRDRQRQLVADAGHELRTPLTSLRTNLDLLTQADRQGGLPESARIELLDDVRFQIEELTTLIGDLTELAREEPAARALEEVDLAEITERAVQRVRRRASSLQFDLHADPWWVVGDSASLERAVTNLLDNAAKWSPPLGTVTVRLTEGTLLVSDQGHGIDDDDLPHVFDRFYRSTASRTMPGSGLGLAIVRQVAERHGGKVQVGRSTEGGAAFWFEVPGRVTAASQRSLSGT
- a CDS encoding response regulator transcription factor, which encodes MTTGTEQPTPHVLVVDDDRAVRESLRRSLEFNGYAVSLASDGAEALATIAGQPPDALVIDVMMPRLDGIETTRALRTAGNDLPILVLTARDSVGDRVEGLDAGADDYLTKPFALEELLARLRALLRRVHTPGPDGLDEEVLSFSDLTLNLATREVRRGDRPIELTRTEFTLLEMFLHRPRRVLDRSFILEDVWGYDFPTTANSLEVYVGYLRRKTEAEGEPRLIHTVRGVGYVLKES
- a CDS encoding EAL domain-containing protein, which translates into the protein MQPAMPVRATTGPSGTPTPPGPPTPPGQPALAALPSQVDWPAMLGSALRGVGVGVHFQPIVDLVRGTVVGYEALARFDGYSVSDPLEWFAAAHRHGCGAQLESLTLRRALDSRDELPADTFLSVNIGPDVIADPVVQAVWSEHPSLSGVIIELTEHARIDSYEALQPILDRLRGVGALIALDDAGAGYAGLQHIVGIKPHLIKLDRRLIENIDCDETKRALVEMIGSFATRVHAEVLAEGIERSGELDTLVSLGVTMAQGYLLARPALPWADLDTDTSAHLKLRRFPVARDSLRLLTQDVVVVRDLTTAREAFAAEDADLDGEVVSAPLVVLVDAESRPVAVVGARGVQLADASTWIDQDTTVAHAAHRAVARIPAQRFDPLLCVDDGGRLVGAVPIERVVTYLADTRG